The Chamaesiphon minutus PCC 6605 DNA window GATCCCCAAGCTTAATTCACTCCAACAGTTGTCGATTGTCATGGGTGGATCGCACGCTTTCTAGCGATAGAGTATCGATTGGAGCTAAAAATTCAACCGATCGAGTGCCAAGATTTATGTATAATATATTACAGAAATTTGAGTGCAAACGATGTCTACCAATCTAGCGGCGAACGATAAGGTCGATCGAATTCTCGATCTCGATTTTATTAACAGCGAGCTATTTTAGTCGATTGTCTTTGTCTTGTAAAACTCATGTTCGATTAACTTAATCGATAGTATTAGCTCTGCAAAGACTCGCTGAAATGCGTAATAGATACCATGCCAACCATCCAGAATCCCGCCTTTATAAATTAGGCAATAGACAAAAACTAGTACTGGCGCGATAACTTTAGCCAGTCTAATTTTATCTACAAAACTTAGTTGTGTTGGTGGTATATCGATCAGCTTTTTCATTTCTAAGTCTGCATATTTAATTTGCGAGTTAAACCATCTATTTACAGGTTTACGGTCGTCATGATAAATATGCTCTTTGAGAGTACCTGACAGACCTTTATTTACCAATAATTGGGTATGCCCGTCATCAATATAAGTACATGCCTCCTTGCGAAATAGTGCTTGACGCGGCGGAAGAATGGCTCGCTGTAAAGGTTTGCCAAATACGCAAAACTTGAACGGTACAAAGTAACCGTCGATCGAGCGATCGTTTAAAGCTGAAATCTCACCTACTAGTCGATCGGGAATACAATAGTCAGCATCGAGCGAAAGTACCCACTCCGAACTAACTTGTCGCACACCATAGTTCCATTGAATGGCATGAGTATCGAAAGCACGTTGGAAGACTTTGACACAAGGATAAGATTTGAGAATATTTAAGGTTTCATCATTACTATAACTGTCGATAACTACAATCTCTTTTGCCCATGCTAATTTTTCGATAGTTCGAGCTATATTGGGTGCTTCATTATAAGTGAGGATTAACGGGGTAACTTTATCTAACATTTGTGGCTATAGGTAATGATTTACTCTAGATCCGAACCTAAGATCGAGCTTGACGGTATTCTCGATTGAGATGGGCGATAGTTGCTAGAGAAATTTCTTTGGGACATACCGCCGAGCAGGAGCCAGTATTACTACAACTACCAAAACCTTCTTTGTCCATCTGTGTCACCATATTCAGAGCGCGGCGTTGTCGTTCGGGTTGCCCTTGTGGCAAGAGTGATAAGTGGGAGACTTTTGCTGCGACAAACAGCATTGCCGAGCTATTTTTACAAGCAGCAACACAGGCTCCGCAACCGATACACATTGCATCGGCAAAAGCAGCAGCGGCGATATCTTTGGCAATGGGTGTCGCATTAGCATCTACAGCGTTGCCAGTATTGACGGAAATATAGCCGCCAGATTGGATAATGCGATCGAATGCCGATCGATCGACCATTAAGTCTTTGATTATTGGAAAAGCATTCGCACGCCAGGGTTCGACTGTAATCGTGTCCCCATCCCGATAGGAACGCATATAGAGCTGACAGGTAGTACTAGCTGTCTTGGCACCATGCGGGCGACCATTGATATACATCGCACAGGAACCGCAAATACCTTCACGACAATCATGGTCGAAGGCGATCGGGTCTTCATCTGCGATAATCAGGTTTTGATTGAGTAGATCGATCGTTTCCAAAAAAGACATGTCTGGCGAAACGTCAGCAAGCTGATATGCCACAAATCGACCGCTAGATTGGGCTGAGGCTTGTCGCCAAATTTTGAGAGTGAGTTTCATTTGTAAGAACGTTGACTCAATTGTGCTAGCTCAAATTCTACCGGTTCTGGGTGAAACTGCCATTGAAGATCGGGTAGATATTCCCAGGCGGCAACATGAGCGTATGCCTTATCATTACGTTGAGCCTCACCCGCCTCGGTTTGGAATTCAGTGCGGAAATGACAGCCGCAGCTCTCTTGACGGTGGAGGGCATCGATACACATTAATTCGCCCAATTCGAGAAAATCAGCGACGCGTTGCGCCAGATCTAGTTCGGGATTGAGTGCATCGACGGTACCTGGAATTTTTGCATCTTGCCAAAACTCCGAGCGTAAAGCCTGAATTTCGAGAATCGCCGATTTTAATCCCGCTGCCGTTCGGACGATGCCGCAATGCTCCCACATAATTTGACCCAAGCGACGATGAAAACTAGTAACTGTTTGACAACCCTGAATGTCAATCAATCGCTCTAGTCTGGCTCGGACGGCGGCTTCCGCTCGCATAAACTCTGGTCGGTCGATCGAGATTGGAGCCGTACCCAGATCGTCAGCTAAATAGTTGCTAATTGTAGCCGGAATCGTAAAATAACCATCCGCCAAACCTTGCATCAAGGCCGAAGCACCGAGCCGATTGGCCCCATGTTCGCTAAAGTTAGCTTCTCCCAAACAATACAAACCAGGAATCGCGGTCATTAATTCATAATCTACCCATAACCCACCCATCGTGTAATGCACCGCTGGATAAATTCGCATGGGCACGGCATACGGATCTTCACCCGTAATCTGGGCATACATCGCAAACAAGTTGCCGTATTTATTTTGAATCGCCGCTCGACCGAATCGATCGAGAGCGGCAGCAAAATCGAGATATACCGCTCGTTGGGAATGACCGACCCCATAACCAGCGTCACACACTTCTTTAACCGCGCGGGAGGCAATATCGCGGGGGACGAGATTGCCATAGGCGGGATAGCGTCGCTCCAAAAAGTAGTCGCGTTCCGATTCGGGAATTTCTACAGCCGGACGGCGATCTCCTGCCGTTTTGGGTACCCAAATTCGACCGTCGTTGCGCAAACTCTCCGACATCAGCGTCAGTTTCGACTGATGTTCGCCAGCCACGGGAATACAAGTCGGGTGAATCTGGGTAAAGCAAGGATTGGCAAATAATGCACCTTGCTTGTGAGCTTTCCAACTCGCACTCACGTTACTACCGATCGCATTGGTAGATAGATAAAAAACATTACTATATCCGCCCGAACACAGCAGCACCGCATGACCGAAATGTCGCTCTAGTTCGCCTGTGATTAAGTTACGAGCGATAATCCCCCGCGCTTTACCGTCGATGCGGACAAGATCGAGCATTTCGTGGCGGGTATACATGGCAATCTTACCCAGCGCGACTTGGCGTTCGAGGGCTTGATAGGCACCCAGCAACAGTTGCTGCCCCGTCTGTCCCGCCGCGTAGAAGGTACGCTGTACCTGCGTGCCACCAAAAGAGCGATTGCTAAGCATTCCGCCATATTCGCGCGCAAATGGGACGCCTTGAGCCACGCAGTGGTCGATAATCTGGGTGCTAATTGTGGCTAATCGATAGACATTGGCTTCTCGCGATCGATAGTCACCACCCTTAATCGTATCTATAAATAACCGCTGGACGGAATCGCCATCATTCTGATAGTTCTTAGCTGCATTAATCCCCCCTTGGGCGGCGATACTATGGGCGCGGCGGGGGGAATCCTGAAAACAAAAAGCTTTGACTCGATAGCCCTGTTCTGCCAGAGTCGCCGCTGCCGAGGCTCCAGCCAATCCGGTACCGATGATGATAATTTCTAGCTTACTTTTATTGGCAGGACTAATCAGACGGGCATTTTCTTGGTAAGTCTGCCACTGTTGAGCCACAGGCACCGCTGGAATTTTAGAATCGAGCATAGCCACTAATGAAGAAAAAGATCGGAATAGCTGCCAACCCTAATGGTACTACAATGGCAAAACTAATGCCGATCGGAGCGATGAGCTGAAGATATTGCTCTGTTACGCCCAGCGTAATGCACAGGCTGCGCCAGCCGTGGAGTAGATGTGCCGATAGCGCAATACAACCTAGCACGTAGATAGAGATTACCCAGCCGTGGCTCATGGTGTCTCGCACCAGCCTATACAAACTATCGGTGCTAGTTCCGATCGCGTTAGGCAACCAGAATTGGTATAAGTGTAAGACTAAGAAGACTAAAATTATCCCACCGAGCAGACCCATCGATCGAGCCGGATCGAATGACAAGCCAGGATTGACAGCATAAGGGGTGCTGCGTTTCGACTGGTTTTGGATACTAAGAGATATCCCCTGCCAAATATGGACGATCGAGCTACTAAATACCAATATTTCTAGGCCGTGTAGTAGCCAATTATGACGAAGTAGCTCGGCGGTGCGATCGAATAACCGACCGCCATCATTAACAAAAAGGGTAGCATTGAGGCCGAGATGGACGACTAAAAAAGCTATTAAGAACAGCCCCGTGCCAGCCATGATGACTTTGCGGCCGATCGAAGAGGAGTAAAAGTTAGGGACTTGCATATCGATACTTCATAACAGATCTCGGTAAACTCGAATTAACTCTACGGCAATCGGCTCCCAAGTGTAGTGTTCGAGTGTAAACTGACGAGCGCGATCGCCGATCGATTTGGCTAGATCGAGATCGGTTAAGACTCGATCGAGGACATGAGCGATCGATTCGATATCTAAATCGGCGACAAAGCCAAGACCTTTATCGCTCACAACCGGAGCTAGACCGACCCCTGGGGTAACTAAGACTGGAGTACCAACTGCTAAGGCTTCTAAGACAGAAATCCCAAAGTTTTCGGAGTGCGAGGTTAATGCAAATAAATTAGCTCCTTGAATTAATAAATCTTTGCGTTCTCCCTCAACAAACCCAACCATCCGCGTCCGCTGCTCGATGCCAGCATCAGCTAGTAATGCCTGAATTTCGGCTTCATAAGCTGGAGTACCATTGCCAGCCAAGACAAAAGTAAACCGCCGCTCTGTGATCCGTCCGAGCGCAGGAATCAAATACTCTAAACCTTTTTTATAATGCAGTCGAGATAAAAATAGAATAATTGGTTCGTCTAGGGCACAATTCAAACTTTGACGCAGGAGTTTAGCGGCATCCGGAATCTGGACTGGGGTATCTGTCAGGGCAAGTGGTAAGACAAAGGTTTGCGACTTCAAGTTCAGTGTCGCCACATCATCGCTTTCTTGCTGGCAAGTTACCTGGATCGATCGAGCACCATTAAGATTGGCTCGTTCGATCGCATTGAGATAAGTTTGCTTTTTCTGTCCGCCTTGCTGAAGCGACCACGCACAGAGCATTCCATGTGGGGTGGTAATGTACGGAATACCTCTGAATCGCGCGATCGCCATCGTTACTGTGGCTGTGTACGAAAATAGTGCATGAACGTGAATCACATCGTACTTGGTTACATTTTGGAATAACCAATTTGTAAACGATCCCGAAAATGCAAAGTCCCGGAGTGCGGGTAATTGGGGCGAGAAGCGAGCAAAAAAATAAGTAGGAACTCGATCGTAGATAGTAGACTTCCCTAATGGCACATCGAGCAAATTGTCCCCATCATCATTGGTAGTGGCAATTTCAGCATCGATCCCGCAATCTCGGAGGGCGCGCACCATATCTAAGACGGCGCGACTCGTCCCCCCTCTGGCGGGAGAAACCGAAGGAATTACATGTAAGATCTTCACTGATATATCCCAACATTATCGACATATTCTGCTTCGATACTCGCCTGATAAGTACGGAATCGATCGACTTCGAGTAAATATCCACCCATCATCAAATATGTCAAGAATGCCAGCAGCGAGAATGTAATATTCCCTAATAAAAATGCTTCAAAACAACTACCAATTAGCATCGATCCTAGTCCTGCGATTACGGCACTGCTCTGAAAAAAGTAATATGAATTACGATTGCTCAATTGATTTAGTTGCCAAATCATCTTCACAGACTCCCATCCCATCATCATCATCGGAATGAATCCCATTAAGCCAAGAGATGCGCCTACAGCGAGCCAAGAGTTTTCACCATAACCAAATCGACTGCCCTGTGCGAGTGGAGATCCGAATAAAATATTATCCATAAAAGCATTCCACATCCCATTCCAGACATTTTCACGAGTATTACTGGTAGATGTAAAGCGATCGCTCACATTTGTATCTATCCCTGTTGATGATGAACTCAAAGAATCTGCTCCTAAAAATGGTAAAACCAAGGCTGCGGATATGGCTAAAAACAAGATAATGCGTAACCAAGCTCCGCCATTATTCCGGTAAAACAATAAAATTGAAACAGCACTCATCATTAAGCCCGTACGAGAACCACTGAGTAATAAAAAGTACAAGGTTACCATTAAGGTTGCTACCCATAAGAATTTAGCAAAATTCCATCTGGGTATTTTTTGAATCAAAAACATCAAGCATGGAATCGTTGCGGCTAATAGTACGCCTGCATGTTGAGGATTTCCGGTCGTTCCTAAGAAGCGACCTTGTACGAACGTAATTGGTTGGCGGTTAATTAAAAATTGAATGCTATTGACAAAGACAAAAATCAATCCTGCTACTGCGATCGATTTAACCGCAAGATGAAAATTTTCATCATCCTGCATCCATTTACCCGGACCCATTTTGAACATAAAGATGATGCCACCAAACGTCAATGCAGAGATAACTGCAAATTCTCGATCGCCATAAAGCACCGTCTTCGCAAAAATGCAAAATTGGACGGCTAGGAGATAATTGATAGCTTTAGGAAGTAACTTTTGTCGCCAATTATTCTGAGTTTGTAATGCTACAAATATTAGTAGTATTAACAATACAATTGCCAATGGCCTACCATTACTACGAATTTGCTGGAGTGGAAACATTAGTGGTGGTGTCACTCTCGTCCACTGATCCTTAAATGTATTGAGGGATGAAGCAAAGCAACAGAGACTAAACAGCAACCAGCCTGTGGGACGATCTCGACTAGCTTTGACGACCATCAGTAAACCGATGGCAATACCAATTATGCCAATGGGAGTGGAGATGAAACCAATCAGTTGGTCGATAAAGGTTTTATTCATATTTTAATTTGATTAAGTTAGAACTCGATTCTTTCCAGCAGAGGCTCCGCCAAAGAGAGATGTCGAACTGAGTTTGCTTACTTTTGCTATCCGGAGAGAAGCTTGCCACCGATCGACCCAAATACCACTTGCATAGGGAGCAGCTAGTGTTTGAGATCTTTGACCCCAGATAGGTAACTCGGCATGATGCTGATGAAAGGTTAAGAAGGCTTGGGTGATACTTGCGGTATTTTCTTCAGGAATTACTAAACCGTTGTACCATGAGCGGACAACTTCGACCTCAGAACCACATACATCGGTACAAATAATTGGCAAACCTGCGGCGGCTGCTTCGACAATCGCTAACGGCCAGGGGTCGAATCGACTAGGGAGGATAAAAGCACCAGCCGATTGCCACACAGATTCCATATCAGTAGGTTGTAAAAAGCCACGATCGATAATTCCTGGTTTGCCTGCTAATTGAGATTTAAGTTCGCCTTGACCGCAACACACCAAATCCCAAGGATCTTCAACTCGATCGCGATAATCTTGATAGGCTTGGACTAATAAATCGATCGCTTTGACCGGAATATAACGTCCGATAAACAGAAACGATCGTGGCCAGTCTGCTTGAGATCGTTTTTTCCACAGCGGCACCCAGCTATTGTAGTCAATCCCATATAAACCTCGATCGATTCGCTCGGCTGCAATCCCCAATCGTTTGGCATATTGCCAGCTTCGCTCGCCTGTAACGACTACTCGATCCATCCGTTGCAGAAAAGAGCGTAGTACTAGCGGTGCCAGTCGTTGGCGCAAGTTATCTTTCCAAGGCGTATCCATGCCCATGATAAAAGCGGCATTTTGGAGCTTACTTGAAGTGGCTAATTTACAGTAGGGTTGATGCAACCAGCCACACATAACCACGACATCTGGGTGTTCTGATAACACCAGTTGCTCGATCGAATTTGAATCTTGTCGAGCCTGAAGATCGAGTAATTTAGAGGGAATACCTTGCATTAATCGATCGCCAAAAGCAGTTTCTGTCAATGCTTGAAATGCAATTACAAAAACATCGATCTCGGCTGATTCTTGCAATGCTCGCCAGCAGGCAGCCATATAACCAGAGATATCCGACCAACAGAAGACAACCTTGAGTTTCATATTTACCAGCACTATCGATTTAAACGTCTTGTCGATCGACCCAGATTAATTTGGCGAAATCGCCAATCCGCTTTGCCGTGTAAACACTACCATTCGGACGGGCAGTTACATCTACGCGACCGAGTTGGGGAATATCGATCGTTGCTTGACGAGAATTACCTCCTGCTGCCCAAGCCACGATCGACCAGTTAGCCTTGTTGCGATGCTTGCGAGCTAAAACTCGAATATCTGGATCTTTAGTCGGAAATTCATAAGCTGGCGTATCTTTAGACCACACATGTTTCATCGGCCCTGGTAGTAAATCTCCTTGGCGCAGATAATTTTCTAAATGGCTGAAAATGGCATGAACGCGACTGAGGGCAACCATTTGTAACAGCCAATTTGGCGGTCGATCGGCATTGAATGAAATCTCAAATCCACCCGTTGGGAAATCGAAGTAGCCAGCAATACTACCGATATTTCCTGCCATATAGTAGCACTTTAGAAATCCAATGTATCGATCGATCTCGCCAAATACCGGATCTTTACCGCGCATCCAGCCACTACAAACCCAGTTATAAGACAGAGGATCGCCGAACTTAATTTGCTGTCCGACGGAGTTAAGGACTTGTGTGAGAATGTCCATGTTCCCCGTCCAACCAGTATTAAACTCTTTGAAATATGTTGAGCTGCTGGGACGATCGGAAATCTTCCGCATGTACTTATAGTCATAGCACCATTGTTCCCAGCCGCCATAACGTCCGCGATGGGGATTGCTATCGGCGGGATAGTAAACATACATTTGACGATCGGGTACGGCTTGACGGACAGCCTTGGTGATAAACGACTCCTGATAAGCCTTGCGAGCGGAAATATATTCAAACCAATCGCGGTTTCTCCTTGCTGAAACTACTTGGGGATCGCGTTCGCAGGATTTCTGAATGCCACCCAAGACAGTCAATCCATATTCCCCACCGTTTAAAACCACGGAGATCGGTGCTTTGCTGCGAATCTGTTTTAATGGATCGGATCGCAGCTTGGCAGCGGCTTGTAATGCCGCTAGGGGGGCTTCTGGACTCCAGATTTTTTTACCATCTAGCAATTCCCCGCGTTCGTTCCGCAACCAAATTGCGTCAGGGGTAGTGGGTAGCTCTGGGCTAAGAATCACGGCAAGTTGGTAACGTTTGGGATTGGCAGCAGCCAAAGCCATTACTTTAGCTTCTTCACTTTGGGGATTACCCAGGGCGGAAGCAACTCGATCGACAGTTGCATAGGGACCCCACTCTAAAGCATAGCCCCAGCGATCGGCTAGTTCGACTCTACTGTCAAATGGCAATGTCCATCCAAACCGAGTCAGTGGCGGAAGTGTATGACCTCGCTTGAATTTTGGTGCGGGCAGTTGTTTTAAGTACTGTGCTGGGTCGAGCGAGGTACCAGTACCGATCGCGACAATCGGTGTCGCCGCATCATCAGACATTTCGGATAAGATCGAGCGGGCGCGCGATCTTGCTTGCCGATTGCTACAAGCGATCGCTCCCATCAATCCAGCACCTGCAAGAATAATCTGTCTGCGTTGCATAAATCTATTCCTTCACCTGGCTGGCGACTAATTATTTTTTAGTGTGATTTATTAATTTGTCTGCTCAGTTTATTACACGCTTGAATAGGTTTTATTGTTGATCGTCTAAATTTCTGTTCGATTTGAGCGGCCCGATAGAATAATGACTCAACAATTGCAGTTATAATTCTAAAGTTGCCAATGTGTCACCTTGATGTTCTGTCAAATGATAGTCATATTTTTTTAGTAATATATGAGCTTGCGATCGTTCATCTTCAGATAAATGGGCATGTTCGTATAAAATTAATTTTGGCTGATAACGTTCAAAGTCAATTTGACTGAGAACCTTAAAATCAAAACCTTCAGTATCAATGTGAACTAGATCTATTTTTTCAACATGATGTTTGTCTAAAACAGATTGCAATGGCAAACAGTCAACGATTGCTTCAATAATATACGGACGGACTCGATCGCTAAAATGATTGATAATATTGATAATATGGTTGATATCGAACGATCCTAATTGATCGTAAGTATTTGGTAGCTCGCCGACCAGCTCTTGACGACTATCTTCAGACAAATAATAAAAACTTTTTTTACAGGCAGTTAGCCCGATCGCCACATTTTCAAATACTAATCTAGATTCGTTTTTATATGTATCTTGGTAGTTTTCCTTGAGGCGATCGAAGCAAAAAACGACAGGCTCGATAAAAATTCCTGCATAATTTTTATTTTCGACAATCAGATTATGAATTGGATCTCCTGTTAGACCATCATTAGAGCCGACTTGCAAGAAGAATACATTATTATGTTTTTGAAACATGCTTGAATTTTAGCCTGTAGAAAAGGCTCTGGAGAATTAATCGCAATTCTATAAAGCTTTCTTGTGGCAAGATGAAGGGCTGGATACCTTCTCAAAAAACTTCTAAGATTAGATTCAATTGTATTCATTATTTATGAAAATGTTTGCAATGTAGTAACTAACCGATCGATACAATTAGACCAAGTATATCGTGCGACATGTTGATGTCCTCTGCGAATATATTCAGCTCTTAACTGTGGTGTGCGATCTAGAGCAGCCAAGATATCCACAATTTCTGCGGTGCTAGTTGGCTCGACGATAATCCCTGCATCACCAACAATTTCTGGTAAAGATGCTCGATTGGATACTACCGTCGGAATCCCAGCCGCCATCGCTTCTAAAGCGGGGATTCCAAATCCTTCATAGGGCGAGAGAAATAGCAAGGATGACGCACATCGCAATAAAGGAGGCAAGTCTACATCAGCAACCATTCCCAACAAGGTAATATTTGAATAGTCTCTTGCGGCTGTCACATAATCTGGTTCGGAGTCACCAGCAACAACAATCTGTAAGCCACTCTTGCTTTGTTGAAGCAGTTTGGCAACTTTTAGCACATCATCGGCACCCTTCTTATGCCGCAAACCACCCACAATCATAATATAGGGAGAGCGATCTGCATTACCGATCCTCAAAAGACTCGGCACCTGAAGATCTGCTAGCTCAATTTTAGCAATCTCAAAGAATGATGAATCTACACCGTTACCAATTACCTCAATTTTGTGGGGATTTGCACCCAACAAATCTACCATTCTCTGCTTTGAGAACTCAGATACAGTTAATACAACTTGACAACGAGCTAACGTTTTCCTCACCCACCGCCCCCATTTATAAGCAAACCACCGATGTTGCCAGGTATGCGACCACGGTAATTCAGTTTCAAACGCCTGAATATCATGAATGGTTACTGCGACTGGGCATTTAGAGACTGGAATATAAGTCTCCATCGGTGCATACAGCCAATCTGTATCATCGGGAATATGCCGATCCATGTTTGGTACTCCCAGTAGTTTCCAGGTTCGCTCGGTGGTGTTTTCCGCAGCGGGAAATGTAGTAAAGGGGAGTGATGACAATGGAGACAGTGGATCTAGTTGTCGATTCGCACTCAGCCACTGTTGAGAGAACAACAGTTTTAGAGACATCTCATCTCGTTTTTCTAGGCCCAACAACATATTATTAATATGTTTGCCAACTCCAGTACAAGGTAGATAGGTGCGGGTAGGATGAATGTAAGAAAGAAGGTTCATGCAGTCAGGAAAAACTCAATTACTAAGTATGCTCGATCGATTTTAGACAGCCTGTTAGTAATATTTGAAAATATCCACTCTGGAAAATTGCTGGAGGTTTTATTTAATGATGAAAAACCAATAAATATTGAGAACTAAAAAGAATCGTAAACTTTCTCTAGAATTTCAATATTTTTCTGGAGATTGTGAGATTGTTCGATATATCTCAAAGCAGCTCTAGATTTAGAGTTTAATTGCGTTCTGTCTGCCAAAATCGAACAGAATACCTCAATTAATAACTCTGTAGACAAAGCAGACATTTTGGCATTTTTTTCAGGAGAAGTTCGATCAAGAGTGAAAGCTTTGACAATAAAATTACCGTTTTCTGAAACCTGAGCCAAAGTTGAGTGATGTTATGGCATGATTTCCGGTTAACCTGGCAATACGGTATCGACTTATTAAAATTTACACAGCTTATTACGAATAAACTCTTTCAAAAATTTACTAAAATGCTCCCTTTTAAATGATTCAAACCAAATATTTCGATCGATGATGTGTTGATAGTTAGAGCGTAATGACTGAATTCTTAGTGCTGCTTCAACCAGACAATCAAAACTAGTCTCAAGTGCAAAGTTAGCTTGCCAGTATTCTAAAGCTTTATGCCCCATTTCCTCTGCTCTAATTTCTATTTCCTCTAATCGAGCGGGGATAGAATTAACATCACCTTCAGGAACTATCACGGAAAATTCATTCCAGTTGGTTCCTACTGGTGGTATCCAGTCGTCAGAGATAATAACAGGCACTCTACCCTGTCTCATCGTCTCAAAAACTCGATAGCTTGAAACTCCGATACCACGCGGGCACAAAACAAACTTACTTAAATTTAGAACATCCGCATATATTTTGTAATCTATATATTCAATCGAAGCATCTCTTAAATATGAGTGAGGATGATTTAAATTTAAAACTTTTTGACGTAATTTTGGGCAAGTGTTTGAGTTACCTATAAACGAAAATAAGTATTTACAGCTAGAAAATTCAGCTCGCTCGGTAAGTACCCAATCATCAAAGACACAGAAATAAAAACCATATTCATAAATGGGGTATTGATGTAAGTAACTAGGAATGGTGAGATATATCCCTGGAATCTTAGGTATTGTCACATCTTGAAAATCAACAACCAAACATTTATTAGAATATTTTTTGTATATGTCTGAATTAATAGTGTCGGAGTGATAATAACGTCTGAAGTCGATAAATAAGATAATATCTGCTTCACTCGGCGAATCTGTAATTTTATGGAAATCACTTCGACGATACTGCGCTGCTCTCATTACTCGATTAAAATTGTCAAGTGAATGAGGGTTCCACGAACTTTTCTCTGAAGTTGTCGTTAAATGTACTAGAGCCATATTAACTATATTTATTGCTTAAATGTTCATTGTCAAACTAATTTAAAACAAGATTTATACACATGAAGGGGTGAGAGGGTGTCTGAAAAGTTAGGCAAGACCTTTACAGACAGATTCTCACAATCCTGGGGGCTTTACTACCCCCTTTTCAGACACCCTCTGAGCAAAGCGTTTTTGGAAGCAGCTTGCATTTACTAATTACCAAGTTTTTATATAATAAAACAACTCAGAAAGTATGATAAACATCCTCTAAAATTTTAATATTTTTACAAACATCATGATTTTTTTCAACATATTTTAATGCTGCTATAGATTTTGATTTTAAGTGTTGCTCGTCTTGCAATATTGAGATTATAATATCAAGTAACAACTCGGTTAATACATTAGACATTGCTAATCTTAGATCGGGAGAAGTTCGATCGATGAGTGGGAGTCCATCGCCATTATCGACTAGTGGCATATCTATTATCCACCCCCGATCTGGATGATTAATTTCTGGCAGTGCTAAAATATTAGTTGTAATTACCGGGCACCCATAACTAAAAAACTCAAGCACTGAATAACCATAAGAATCATTGTAAGTGGGTAACAAGCCAATGTGACTGGTTGCCATTAAATTAAAAACTTCTTTCTGGCTAATTTCTGGGAAAACTTTGATTTTGCCTTGACTATCTTCAATTAATTTAAGAGCATGTTCGAGATTTGCCTGGGGAGCGGGAACGGGATAATCATTGGTAGTTA harbors:
- a CDS encoding O-antigen ligase family protein, which encodes MNKTFIDQLIGFISTPIGIIGIAIGLLMVVKASRDRPTGWLLFSLCCFASSLNTFKDQWTRVTPPLMFPLQQIRSNGRPLAIVLLILLIFVALQTQNNWRQKLLPKAINYLLAVQFCIFAKTVLYGDREFAVISALTFGGIIFMFKMGPGKWMQDDENFHLAVKSIAVAGLIFVFVNSIQFLINRQPITFVQGRFLGTTGNPQHAGVLLAATIPCLMFLIQKIPRWNFAKFLWVATLMVTLYFLLLSGSRTGLMMSAVSILLFYRNNGGAWLRIILFLAISAALVLPFLGADSLSSSSTGIDTNVSDRFTSTSNTRENVWNGMWNAFMDNILFGSPLAQGSRFGYGENSWLAVGASLGLMGFIPMMMMGWESVKMIWQLNQLSNRNSYYFFQSSAVIAGLGSMLIGSCFEAFLLGNITFSLLAFLTYLMMGGYLLEVDRFRTYQASIEAEYVDNVGIYQ
- a CDS encoding glycosyltransferase family 4 protein, with product MKLKVVFCWSDISGYMAACWRALQESAEIDVFVIAFQALTETAFGDRLMQGIPSKLLDLQARQDSNSIEQLVLSEHPDVVVMCGWLHQPYCKLATSSKLQNAAFIMGMDTPWKDNLRQRLAPLVLRSFLQRMDRVVVTGERSWQYAKRLGIAAERIDRGLYGIDYNSWVPLWKKRSQADWPRSFLFIGRYIPVKAIDLLVQAYQDYRDRVEDPWDLVCCGQGELKSQLAGKPGIIDRGFLQPTDMESVWQSAGAFILPSRFDPWPLAIVEAAAAGLPIICTDVCGSEVEVVRSWYNGLVIPEENTASITQAFLTFHQHHAELPIWGQRSQTLAAPYASGIWVDRWQASLRIAKVSKLSSTSLFGGASAGKNRVLT
- a CDS encoding FkbM family methyltransferase, with protein sequence MFQKHNNVFFLQVGSNDGLTGDPIHNLIVENKNYAGIFIEPVVFCFDRLKENYQDTYKNESRLVFENVAIGLTACKKSFYYLSEDSRQELVGELPNTYDQLGSFDINHIINIINHFSDRVRPYIIEAIVDCLPLQSVLDKHHVEKIDLVHIDTEGFDFKVLSQIDFERYQPKLILYEHAHLSEDERSQAHILLKKYDYHLTEHQGDTLATLEL
- a CDS encoding glycosyltransferase family 4 protein — its product is MNLLSYIHPTRTYLPCTGVGKHINNMLLGLEKRDEMSLKLLFSQQWLSANRQLDPLSPLSSLPFTTFPAAENTTERTWKLLGVPNMDRHIPDDTDWLYAPMETYIPVSKCPVAVTIHDIQAFETELPWSHTWQHRWFAYKWGRWVRKTLARCQVVLTVSEFSKQRMVDLLGANPHKIEVIGNGVDSSFFEIAKIELADLQVPSLLRIGNADRSPYIMIVGGLRHKKGADDVLKVAKLLQQSKSGLQIVVAGDSEPDYVTAARDYSNITLLGMVADVDLPPLLRCASSLLFLSPYEGFGIPALEAMAAGIPTVVSNRASLPEIVGDAGIIVEPTSTAEIVDILAALDRTPQLRAEYIRRGHQHVARYTWSNCIDRLVTTLQTFS
- a CDS encoding exostosin domain-containing protein is translated as MALVHLTTTSEKSSWNPHSLDNFNRVMRAAQYRRSDFHKITDSPSEADIILFIDFRRYYHSDTINSDIYKKYSNKCLVVDFQDVTIPKIPGIYLTIPSYLHQYPIYEYGFYFCVFDDWVLTERAEFSSCKYLFSFIGNSNTCPKLRQKVLNLNHPHSYLRDASIEYIDYKIYADVLNLSKFVLCPRGIGVSSYRVFETMRQGRVPVIISDDWIPPVGTNWNEFSVIVPEGDVNSIPARLEEIEIRAEEMGHKALEYWQANFALETSFDCLVEAALRIQSLRSNYQHIIDRNIWFESFKREHFSKFLKEFIRNKLCKF